The Desulfobacterales bacterium genome contains a region encoding:
- a CDS encoding PBP1A family penicillin-binding protein — MSLFAVFVRRFSIIFYLAITVAGLGALLTAGLFFVALSDLPRVPEPLGRIIETPPTEIFAATGERLMIIGGREVVPLNRISPDFIEAVIATEDHRFWEHHGLDKLRTLKALWITLFEPGKIQGASTITQQLAKNLFFSYRRTYMRKFRELLVALQIETEYSKREILEAYLNQIPFGVGAYGIEQAARSFFGKPALELNLAESALLAGLPKSPTRYNPYRHLARARKRQQLVLARMVAVGYITAEQAQDASQADLQLAPLAAGSPRGSYFLDLVLKDLEERYGPEVVYHGGLKVSTTLDPQQQAWAVKSLQGGLIKLDQLMGIPGAADSATHPSQSHPQGALVAVECTSGAVKAMVGGRDYSETEFNRAVENNRLPGSGFKPFLYYAAFEKLKLMPTSVFVDKPVTIPVVGAPDWRPKNFRREFEGPMILKQALMKSVNVIAAQLVERVGPEAVVDVARRSGITSPLSPVYSVALGTSSVSPLEMATAFATFATGGVHHEPFWIRRVEDPLGRVLEEHIVRGQRSLDASIGYQVIDMMRGVLTAGTGRVVRRSGFDLPAAGKTGTTNDFRDAWFTGFTPTLSVCVWVGYDRGASMRDVNGVGITGGRGAAPIWGDFMIKATSGEPAREFIVPSDIHFASVNPVNGAVAGQWTQKKVKVALRSGQTASDQPVQPVEKETGSPVIPTTDESKRLQKGDEPATRTVDKPFVESTDESTIREEELPPE, encoded by the coding sequence ATGAGCCTGTTTGCCGTATTTGTGCGTCGTTTTAGCATTATTTTTTATTTGGCGATAACAGTGGCCGGCTTGGGGGCCCTGCTGACGGCCGGGCTGTTTTTTGTTGCGCTCAGCGACCTGCCCCGGGTGCCGGAACCCCTTGGACGCATTATTGAAACGCCACCGACGGAAATATTCGCGGCCACCGGCGAAAGATTGATGATCATCGGCGGTCGGGAAGTCGTTCCCCTTAACCGGATTTCCCCAGATTTTATTGAGGCGGTGATCGCCACTGAAGACCACCGCTTTTGGGAACATCATGGTCTGGATAAGCTGCGCACATTAAAAGCGTTGTGGATCACCCTATTTGAGCCCGGAAAAATTCAAGGTGCCTCTACCATTACCCAGCAGCTTGCCAAGAATCTGTTTTTTAGTTACCGACGGACCTATATGCGTAAATTCCGTGAACTTCTGGTGGCGCTGCAAATTGAAACCGAATACAGCAAGCGCGAAATTTTAGAAGCTTATTTAAATCAAATTCCTTTCGGTGTCGGGGCCTATGGCATAGAGCAGGCGGCGCGATCTTTTTTCGGCAAACCGGCCCTGGAACTGAATCTGGCTGAATCCGCCTTGCTGGCCGGGCTGCCCAAATCACCGACGCGTTACAATCCCTATCGGCATTTAGCAAGGGCCCGCAAAAGACAGCAGCTGGTGCTGGCCCGCATGGTTGCAGTGGGATACATTACCGCCGAACAGGCTCAAGACGCCTCACAGGCCGATCTGCAACTGGCACCGCTTGCGGCCGGCTCCCCCAGGGGCAGTTACTTTCTCGACCTGGTTTTAAAGGATCTTGAAGAACGATACGGCCCGGAGGTGGTGTACCATGGCGGCTTGAAAGTCAGCACCACCTTAGACCCCCAGCAGCAAGCCTGGGCCGTCAAATCCTTGCAAGGCGGTTTGATAAAGCTCGATCAATTAATGGGAATACCGGGCGCAGCTGATTCCGCAACCCATCCTTCCCAATCACACCCGCAGGGGGCATTGGTGGCAGTTGAATGCACCTCCGGCGCCGTCAAAGCTATGGTAGGCGGCAGAGATTATTCGGAAACGGAATTCAACCGCGCGGTTGAAAACAACCGTCTGCCCGGCTCGGGATTTAAACCATTTTTGTATTATGCGGCCTTTGAAAAACTGAAATTGATGCCAACCAGTGTCTTTGTAGACAAACCGGTTACCATTCCGGTTGTGGGCGCCCCTGACTGGAGACCGAAAAATTTCAGGCGCGAATTTGAAGGCCCCATGATTCTAAAGCAGGCCCTTATGAAAAGCGTCAATGTGATTGCTGCTCAGTTGGTTGAGCGCGTGGGACCTGAAGCGGTGGTCGATGTAGCCCGCCGCAGCGGCATTACCAGTCCGCTGTCACCCGTATATTCTGTGGCCTTGGGCACCTCCAGTGTCAGCCCCCTCGAGATGGCCACGGCCTTTGCCACCTTTGCTACCGGTGGCGTTCACCATGAACCGTTCTGGATTCGCCGGGTTGAGGATCCCCTGGGCCGGGTGCTGGAAGAGCATATCGTCCGCGGCCAGCGTTCGCTGGATGCCAGCATTGGCTATCAAGTCATTGATATGATGCGCGGTGTTTTAACAGCTGGCACCGGTCGCGTGGTCCGGCGGTCGGGCTTTGATTTGCCGGCAGCCGGCAAAACCGGTACGACGAACGATTTTCGTGATGCCTGGTTTACCGGGTTCACGCCCACACTGAGTGTTTGTGTTTGGGTGGGCTATGATCGCGGTGCCAGCATGCGCGATGTAAATGGTGTCGGCATTACCGGTGGTCGGGGTGCGGCACCGATATGGGGGGATTTTATGATCAAGGCGACCAGCGGCGAACCGGCCCGGGAATTTATCGTTCCATCGGACATCCACTTTGCATCGGTGAACCCGGTTAACGGGGCTGTTGCCGGTCAGTGGACCCAAAAAAAAGTCAAAGTTGCATTACGCTCAGGGCAAACGGCATCCGATCAGCCGGTGCAACCCGTCGAAAAGGAGACAGGCAGCCCTGTCATCCCAACAACGGATGAATCTAAGCGCCTGCAAAAGGGCGATGAACCCGCCACACGGACGGTGGATAAACCCTTCGTTGAATCGACAGACGAATCTACGATTCGGGAAGAAGAACTACCACCGGAATAG
- a CDS encoding PQQ-binding-like beta-propeller repeat protein — protein MTLLLRNVFWAFCVLILVGCASHGMPRWRHFQGDLPSQGYVGVESGFALSAAWVSGSYKISTSSPVIGVDVDGREVIYFGTAEGELVAINSEDGNERWRRSFAADFQSAAIMSTPAISRDGDIYVVSNHRHSDARIKSVLHKVDEFSRIRWSFPIMNDGFTSGAPKILTWGEFTLVFIYVTIVDDGGPQGALLALRDNGKSVELLDSKALGRCDWGSEVLQARKADVFKSVSALWDITSAFSPGNANESPLFPDGFVDPSVAVFTARKLPLIAIADNLCSIGTFEWDETLSVVWHEFHPFQKHSSTAVLPNGMMVFGRQDGTVLAHDIETGIKLWSHDAGQPVLATPAADPEAHLFLVAKDHIEVLDQQDGSLVYDQDTPRKFRLPGQTLASPVVTKNCVYVSTSAMLTFSYDLSTRSQDTNFRGNGLSSLALGNNGAIYAVADDGTIHKYLGPK, from the coding sequence ATGACGTTACTGTTGCGTAATGTTTTTTGGGCGTTTTGTGTGTTGATTCTGGTTGGCTGTGCCAGCCATGGTATGCCGCGTTGGAGACATTTTCAGGGTGATTTGCCCAGCCAGGGCTATGTCGGTGTTGAAAGTGGGTTTGCTTTGTCAGCAGCCTGGGTTTCCGGCTCTTACAAAATATCAACCTCTTCACCGGTCATCGGAGTTGACGTCGACGGTCGAGAGGTGATTTACTTCGGAACTGCCGAAGGAGAGCTGGTCGCCATCAATTCAGAAGATGGCAATGAGCGCTGGCGCCGATCATTTGCCGCTGATTTTCAATCCGCTGCTATTATGTCAACACCTGCGATTTCAAGAGACGGGGACATCTATGTTGTTTCCAACCACCGGCACTCAGACGCTCGAATAAAGAGCGTCCTCCACAAGGTTGATGAATTCAGCCGAATCCGCTGGTCATTTCCGATTATGAATGACGGCTTCACCTCCGGTGCCCCAAAAATACTCACTTGGGGCGAATTCACACTTGTATTTATATATGTAACCATAGTGGATGATGGAGGTCCACAGGGCGCACTTTTAGCTTTGCGCGATAACGGCAAATCAGTTGAGCTGCTTGACAGCAAAGCCTTGGGGCGGTGCGATTGGGGCAGCGAAGTTTTGCAGGCGCGCAAGGCGGATGTGTTTAAATCAGTATCTGCTTTATGGGATATAACTTCCGCGTTTTCCCCTGGAAATGCCAATGAAAGCCCCTTGTTCCCGGATGGGTTTGTTGATCCCTCAGTAGCTGTGTTTACGGCTCGAAAATTGCCGCTGATTGCGATTGCAGACAATCTTTGCAGTATCGGCACCTTCGAATGGGATGAAACCTTATCTGTCGTCTGGCATGAATTTCACCCTTTTCAAAAACATTCCTCTACAGCCGTGTTGCCCAACGGCATGATGGTATTTGGGCGTCAAGACGGCACTGTGCTGGCACATGACATCGAAACCGGGATAAAATTGTGGTCACACGATGCCGGCCAGCCAGTATTAGCTACGCCAGCGGCAGACCCCGAAGCTCACCTTTTCCTTGTCGCCAAGGATCATATTGAAGTGCTGGATCAACAGGACGGCAGCCTCGTATATGATCAGGATACGCCTCGCAAATTTCGTCTGCCCGGCCAAACGCTTGCTTCACCGGTGGTGACGAAGAATTGCGTGTACGTATCGACAAGTGCCATGCTGACGTTCAGCTACGATCTGTCAACCCGCAGCCAGGATACGAATTTTCGGGGTAACGGACTGTCATCCCTTGCCTTGGGCAATAACGGCGCAATCTATGCCGTCGCTGACGATGGGACCATTCACAAATACTTAGGCCCTAAATAA
- a CDS encoding YihY/virulence factor BrkB family protein — protein MKTRVMRLHIPGYHLLIASLNKFAKDDCVTLSLSISFVFLLSIIPFSTLSILIFDFIKGFFVANAALSSNISEILAEEINHIIPFVSKGWIKAHVINPDGYSSFKAINFLMLPIISGLFFKSLETSYRRIFKLPPRHLVFGQAFYVIISVFAGLLFFMSNFIWIILSTVGSHVLNTINNTPYVHQIYKLAMPVLTSHRINLLSAVVLIVFYLVTIKLFLNVKIRFRHRLISAILFCLLWLIARKLFSLHISHITEVSVLYGSLSSVILILMWIFYSSVALLFSVEVLYNLHRGHYQYRQW, from the coding sequence ATGAAAACACGGGTCATGCGTTTACACATTCCGGGCTATCATCTTTTGATTGCCTCGTTAAATAAATTTGCTAAAGATGATTGTGTTACGCTGTCGCTTTCAATATCTTTTGTCTTTCTGCTATCCATTATTCCGTTCTCGACGCTAAGCATTCTGATATTTGATTTTATTAAAGGATTTTTTGTTGCCAATGCAGCGCTGTCGAGCAATATCTCGGAGATCTTGGCAGAAGAGATCAATCATATCATTCCTTTTGTCTCCAAAGGTTGGATTAAAGCCCATGTCATCAACCCGGACGGCTACAGTTCCTTTAAGGCCATTAATTTTTTAATGCTGCCAATCATTAGTGGCCTTTTTTTCAAATCGCTTGAAACATCCTATCGTAGGATATTTAAGCTGCCGCCGCGTCATCTGGTTTTTGGTCAGGCTTTTTATGTTATTATCAGCGTTTTTGCCGGTCTGCTGTTCTTTATGTCCAACTTCATCTGGATAATTTTATCAACTGTGGGGTCTCATGTTTTAAATACCATAAACAACACCCCTTATGTTCATCAGATCTATAAATTGGCCATGCCGGTTCTGACTTCACATCGGATAAATCTTTTATCTGCCGTGGTCTTGATCGTTTTTTACCTGGTGACCATCAAATTGTTCTTAAATGTGAAAATACGGTTTCGGCACCGCCTGATATCAGCGATATTGTTTTGCCTGCTTTGGCTTATTGCCCGTAAACTTTTCAGTCTGCATATCAGCCATATCACAGAGGTTAGTGTCTTATATGGGTCTTTAAGCTCCGTTATTCTGATTCTCATGTGGATTTTCTATTCATCCGTAGCTTTGCTTTTTTCCGTCGAAGTGCTTTACAACCTGCATCGCGGTCATTATCAATACCGTCAATGGTAG